The sequence below is a genomic window from Paenibacillus sp. DCT19.
GGCTCTAGTGGCGGAGGAAAGTCGACGATCTTTAAGTTGTTGTTAGGGCTATTCCAGCAAAATGAAGGTCAGATTCGAATCAATCATACGGATACGCAGTCAATGAAACTGGAGGAATTGCGAAGTTACTTTGCTCTTGTTCCTCAGGATAACATCCTATACAGTGGCACGGTTCGCGAGAATATCGCAAATGGCAATCTGAATGCCACGGAGGACGAGATCAGGTCTTCGGCACAGGATGCCAATGCGCTTGATTTTATTTTGGAACTGCCAGATGGATTCGAGACAGATATCGGTGAGGGGGGAACCTTTTTATCAGGGGGACAGAAGCAGAGGATCGCCATTGCTAGGGCACTTCTCCGGAATGCTCCAATCCTTCTATTAGATGAAGCAACGGCTGCTCTGGATCGGAAGTCGGAAAGCTTAGTGCAGGGAGCGTTGGAGAGATTAATGGTCGGGCGAACGACAATCATCATTGCTCACCGGTTATCGACAATCCAGAATGCAGACGAAATCATCGTATTAGATCAGGGAAGAATTGTGGATCGTGGCAGTCATGAGCAGCTTCTGGCGGCTGGAGGACTGTACCAGGAGTTAGTTCACAAAGGCAATCAGACAGATATCATCGTAGATCTTAATGTGGGTGGAGTGAGTAACGCATAAGATGCATAGTGACCGATACGGAAGGAAATGGTAGGATGATGCTATATGAACTTCGGATATCAGGGAGGCAATTTAGCAGATGAGTGAACTGAAACTACACGATGACACGTTGAGGGAGATAATAACGAAGGCGAAGGACTTTTTCAAAGCAGAGATTGTACCTAGTCATCAAAAGAATACGGAGAAACTTCGGAGATTAAAAGAATTCAATCTGAATCCTTTTCTGGATAAGTATAAAGCAAGCTTTCTAACAGGGAAGGATGATCCGGAGAGTATCGCCAGAGCCTTAGTATATCCTCGTGTGTTGGGGACATCCATTAATACTATTTTTGGAGATCGGCTTCAGAAGTTCTGTAGTGAAGTGTTGGAAGGGTTCGCCTCGACTACATCGGGTATTGATATTGAATTCATAGATAAAGTGGATGGACGGAAGAAATACTGCCAGATCAAAGCCGGACCCAATACGATCAATAAAGATGATATTGAGACGATCAAAGGTCATTTCAAAGCCGTAAAGAACCTTGCTCGAACCAATAAATTGAATGTAGGTACGGAGGATTTGATCGTAGGTGTATTCTACGGTACTCGGGAGGATCTAAGTAATCATTACAAAGTTATCGATGCTGAGTATCCGGTCATTATTGGGGAGGAATTCTGGTATCGGCTAACGGGTGAAGCGGATTTCTATCAGAGAATTACCGATGCTATCGGGGATGTCGCTTCTGAAGTCGATAGCTCTGAATTAATAGAAGATGTGATTCGCTCCTTGGCGAAGGAGATTGAAGAGACATTGAAACCGAAGAAAATATTGACTGAGATTTAAGAAGAGATTTAAGGTGAGTATCAACTCTAGTATAATCCTAGTAGAAGATGAAAATGCTGATTGTTACCTATACCATGTGTTAAACGAAATATGGAGTGGAACGAGTTTTCTTGCAGTAGCTAGTCGTGTTTGGATAAAAGATCGAAGTGAGGAGTCCAGTACCACCTTCGCGCATACCAAAAGGGGATGTCCCATAAGTCATGAACATGACGAGAGACATCCCCTTTATTATCTTGATGTAATGAACCTGACGCACGGCTATTTGCCCCTATTTTCCGGGATCTGAGATCTAACGAATCACAGAGGCGTTATTGCGCCGATTCAGCTGGTTTTTTAGGTTTCGGCACCGTTGTGTGACGGAATAGCGTTACTGAGGTTCGTAACATTTTGCTAAACGTAGCTAATCCGCTGTTTAAGGTGTGTTAGGTTCGTTAGCGCTAGGAGCGAAGCGGAGTTCCTTTTGAGAGGGCTCCTCATCTATTGTACTATTTTATTTATTGCATCTGATTCAATACATTAACGATGGACAAGCCTACTGCCTTCGCCATGTTCACTGGAACGGCATTACCGATCTGTTTATAGGCATTGTTCATGGAGCAATCGAACACCCAGTCATCAGGGAAGCTTTGAATTCTAGCATATTCTCTAACGTTGAATGGTCTAGTTTCGTCAGGATGACAGCGCTCCGTCTGTTTCTGAGCTGGGGAACACGTTAGTGTGAGTGAAGGCTCATCCCAGGATAATCTGCGAGCCATGCCTGTTCTGCCTCCACCAGAGTAATAACTTTTGCCCATATACTGCATCGCAATGTTGTCAGGTAAATCTCTCCAGTATCCACCAGGAGGTACGAGATCAAGGACTGTGCGTTTAGATTCAGGGTACTTTGCACCTTCGGATTCAGGAACGTTCTGCAGCACATCTTTCAAGGTCAACTGGTAACCGTAGGGTTGAGGAAGTTCATATTTCAGATCATATTGATCAACGAGATCATTCCGAATACCGATCATGACAATGCGTTCTCTTTTCTGAGCGACATCATAATCCAGCGCACGTAAGACTTTCCATGTTACGGTGTAGCCGATCTCAGAGAATACTTTGAGCATAAGTGCGAACGTTCTGCCTTCATCGTGACTAATGAGTCCACGTACATTTTCCGCTAAGAAGGTCTTCGGTAGAAGCTGCTTGAGGAGCTGCGCATAATAATAGAACATCGTGCCGCGTGCATCGGATAAGCCCATTTTCTTACCTGCATAACTGAACGCCTGACAAGGGTATCCTCCAGACAACAGATCGAGTTCTCCAATCCCAATGTCTTTTACAAAGTTCTTAATACCTTGCTCTGTAACCTCGATAATATCCTTCTCGATGACGTTCCAATCTGGTCGATTCTTTCTCAGCGTCTTACAAGCATATTTATCAAACTCCACCAGACCTTTGGATTCAAAACCCGCCTGTTCCAGCCCCAGCGCCAGCCCGCCGGCACCTGCGAACAATTCGATGGCGGAGTATTTCCTATTAGCGGTGATATTGTGAATATCAATGAAGTCTTGACCCTCAAAGTCATCCACATTCACTTCTAAATCCTCATCGTGGGATTGTTCCACTAGCGTATCCGCTTCAAAGGGGAATTCAATCTGCTCGGACATTAGAATCTCTTCGAGTTCCACATCCAAAACTTCACACAAACGCATCGCGTTCGTTTTAATCGGGTTAAAGTTCGGCGAAAGCAACATCGAAAGCTGGTTCTTACTGATGCCTAACTGATCGGCTAATTCCTTCTGCGTGCTAATGCCGTGTTTATTCATATGTTGTCTTACTTTTTCTTTACTGAGTGTATACAATCGATAACCCTCCAATAGAGTTAAAAAAATATTTAACTTTAATAGGGTTATTATATTGGAGCGAACCGGGATAGTCAATGAAATGATAGAACATTCGTTTGGTTGTTCAACTTAGAAACTAAGGTCAACAGGGAGGTTTACACGGGTCACTCCGATGACAGAATAACCTTCAGATCGCTGTTACCCCAGATTTCTTTGATTCCCTTTTACAAAGGGTGAAATCCGGGGATAAGCTTAAGCTTCCGATGTAGCTTTATTTCAGAAAGCTTT
It includes:
- the dcm gene encoding DNA (cytosine-5-)-methyltransferase, with amino-acid sequence MYTLSKEKVRQHMNKHGISTQKELADQLGISKNQLSMLLSPNFNPIKTNAMRLCEVLDVELEEILMSEQIEFPFEADTLVEQSHDEDLEVNVDDFEGQDFIDIHNITANRKYSAIELFAGAGGLALGLEQAGFESKGLVEFDKYACKTLRKNRPDWNVIEKDIIEVTEQGIKNFVKDIGIGELDLLSGGYPCQAFSYAGKKMGLSDARGTMFYYYAQLLKQLLPKTFLAENVRGLISHDEGRTFALMLKVFSEIGYTVTWKVLRALDYDVAQKRERIVMIGIRNDLVDQYDLKYELPQPYGYQLTLKDVLQNVPESEGAKYPESKRTVLDLVPPGGYWRDLPDNIAMQYMGKSYYSGGGRTGMARRLSWDEPSLTLTCSPAQKQTERCHPDETRPFNVREYARIQSFPDDWVFDCSMNNAYKQIGNAVPVNMAKAVGLSIVNVLNQMQ
- a CDS encoding ABC transporter ATP-binding protein, with the protein product MDQKHEYTELPEQTINQQPAYLEVDHLTFAYNPSHPVLHQISFAVQPGQVTAIVGSSGGGKSTIFKLLLGLFQQNEGQIRINHTDTQSMKLEELRSYFALVPQDNILYSGTVRENIANGNLNATEDEIRSSAQDANALDFILELPDGFETDIGEGGTFLSGGQKQRIAIARALLRNAPILLLDEATAALDRKSESLVQGALERLMVGRTTIIIAHRLSTIQNADEIIVLDQGRIVDRGSHEQLLAAGGLYQELVHKGNQTDIIVDLNVGGVSNA
- a CDS encoding PmeII family type II restriction endonuclease codes for the protein MSELKLHDDTLREIITKAKDFFKAEIVPSHQKNTEKLRRLKEFNLNPFLDKYKASFLTGKDDPESIARALVYPRVLGTSINTIFGDRLQKFCSEVLEGFASTTSGIDIEFIDKVDGRKKYCQIKAGPNTINKDDIETIKGHFKAVKNLARTNKLNVGTEDLIVGVFYGTREDLSNHYKVIDAEYPVIIGEEFWYRLTGEADFYQRITDAIGDVASEVDSSELIEDVIRSLAKEIEETLKPKKILTEI